The DNA window AGGCTCGGACGCCCGGTAGCGGTCGAGGTGGCGGCGGACGGCGGCCCGGTGAGACGCGCCCGCTCTTGGTGGTGACTCGCCAAACCGAACCGCGCCGGAATCGACGAGCAAACGCGCCAAGCGCTGCTTGTCCACCCGTTGGTTCGCGCTTCCATGATCAGGCTGCAGGGTAGCCGATCGGCGCGGCCGTTGTCGTGGCGGGGTGCGCCCGGTAGGGTTTGGGCCATGGTGGCACGCAAGCGGATCTATCTGGCCAGTCCGTACGGTTTTTCGGCGCAGCAAAAGGAGCGCTTGCTGCCCGAGTTCGTGGCGCGCCTGGAGGCGCTTGGCGCCGAGGTGTGGGAGCCGTTTGCGCACAACAACTTCGACGTGACCAGTCCGGGCTGGGCGTACCGGGTTGGGCAGCGCGATCTGAACGATGTCAGCACCTGCGACGCCATCTTCGCCATCGTCAACGGCACGCCGCCCGACGAGGGGGTGATGGTGGAACTGGGCGTGGCCATCGCCCGGGGGATCCCGACCTTCCTGTTTCGCGACGACTTCCGGCGCTGCACCGACAGCGAGCACTATCCGCTCAACCTGATGCTGTTTACCGGGCTCCCGGAGCAGGGCTGGGAACGCTATTACTTTACCGGCCTGGAGCAACTGGCGAGCCCCGACAAGGCGTTGGTGCAGTGGCTGGCCGCGCCGCCGGGCAGCGCGCCGGCGTGACCGGCTGGGAGCTGACGCGGACGCTCCTGTTCGCCGTCCTGAGCGCGGTGCAGGTGGCGCCGGCGGCGCTGAGCTGGTGGCGCGCCAGCCGCTACCGGCCGCGCCTGGCGCGAGGCCCGGCCGCCGCGGTGCACCTGGTGGTGCCGTGCAAGGGGGCCGACGCGCACCTGGAGCGCCACCTGGAGGCGTTCGCCGCCCAGCGCTACCGGCCGCTCGCGATCACCTTCGTCACCGAGAGTGAGCGCGACGCCGCGGTGCCGCTCATCGCCGCCGTCGCCGCCCATCACGACCACGTCCGCCACGTGGTCGCCGGCCTGACCCGCACCGGCTCGCAGAAGATCCACAACCTGCTCGCCGCGGTGTCGGCCGCGCCCGCGGAGGCGGAGGTGTACGCGTTCTGCGACGCCGACATCGAGCCGCCGCCCGACCTGCTGCACCACCTGGTGGGGGCGCTGCGGCGGCCGCGGGTGACCGTCGCCACCGGCTACCGCTGGCTCGCCCCCGTGTCGGCGAGCCTCGCGGCGCAGGTGCACACCGTGCTGTCGGCGCACATGGCGGCGCTCGCCGCCTGGCCTACCTCGCAGGCGGTGTGGGGCGGCACCTGGGCGATCCGGCGCACCGACTGGCAGCGCCTGGGGGTGGCCGCCTACTGGTACCCGCGCCTGTCCGACGATCTGTCGCTGCAGGCCCTGTTGGCCCGCCACCGCGCCGCCCGCGTGTTCGTACCGCGCTGCGTGTCGCCGACCGGCGACGCGATTGCCCGCTTCCCGGAGCTGCTCGATTGGTTCAGCCGCCAGGTGTTCTACACGCGGCTGTACACGCCGGGGGCGTGGCGAACAGCGGTGATCGGGATCCTGGGACTAGGGGCGGCGTTCGCCGGCGCCGCCTGGGAGCTGATCGCGGCGATCGGGGGCGGCGGCGCCGCGGCGTGGCCGGTGCTGGCGGCCGCCGGGCTGTTCGCGGCCGCCCTGGTCTCGCCGCTGTTATGCACGGCGCCGCGCGAGCGCCCGCTCACCTTCTCACGGCGTCGCTGGGTGGCGCTGATGCCGCTGGTCGCACTGGTGGCGCTGTGGGGGGCGGTGCGCTCCCTGTTCATGCGCCGTGTTACCTGGGCCGGCGTCACCTACACCTTCAACCGCGACGGCACCGTCCGTACCGTCGAACACCAGGCACCCGGCTAGCTACGCACGGACATGCAATTCGGCACGGCCGAAGCGCCAGCCTCGCCTGCCGCCGTGCACGCCGGCTGCCTATCCGGCGGCCTCTTTCAGCGTGTCAACGTCCGCCCGCAACTCCGCCACTTCGGAGCGGTC is part of the Spirochaetaceae bacterium genome and encodes:
- a CDS encoding nucleoside 2-deoxyribosyltransferase — encoded protein: MVARKRIYLASPYGFSAQQKERLLPEFVARLEALGAEVWEPFAHNNFDVTSPGWAYRVGQRDLNDVSTCDAIFAIVNGTPPDEGVMVELGVAIARGIPTFLFRDDFRRCTDSEHYPLNLMLFTGLPEQGWERYYFTGLEQLASPDKALVQWLAAPPGSAPA
- a CDS encoding glycosyltransferase family 2 protein produces the protein MAGRAAGQRAGVTGWELTRTLLFAVLSAVQVAPAALSWWRASRYRPRLARGPAAAVHLVVPCKGADAHLERHLEAFAAQRYRPLAITFVTESERDAAVPLIAAVAAHHDHVRHVVAGLTRTGSQKIHNLLAAVSAAPAEAEVYAFCDADIEPPPDLLHHLVGALRRPRVTVATGYRWLAPVSASLAAQVHTVLSAHMAALAAWPTSQAVWGGTWAIRRTDWQRLGVAAYWYPRLSDDLSLQALLARHRAARVFVPRCVSPTGDAIARFPELLDWFSRQVFYTRLYTPGAWRTAVIGILGLGAAFAGAAWELIAAIGGGGAAAWPVLAAAGLFAAALVSPLLCTAPRERPLTFSRRRWVALMPLVALVALWGAVRSLFMRRVTWAGVTYTFNRDGTVRTVEHQAPG